In Eriocheir sinensis breed Jianghai 21 chromosome 50, ASM2467909v1, whole genome shotgun sequence, one genomic interval encodes:
- the LOC126982046 gene encoding uncharacterized protein LOC126982046: protein MRCSQPGWGLLLEDKPNEPPDNPTGQVLVGLWLLACLILRATYVSSLISHLVKGGESPVINTIEEMVRSGEHEGWQWGTVTMSGVFNSFFSTSTNPDFHVAKKFMQTMGPEEGTSRVLAGGFSYIHNYYAIRVQLATHREASADIPVHISTRKYPLFPGNTWAFRRGTPFITRFNLAIQRLLDAGLIDYWVDDVINTYVTNKRLQDSGSKRDGSLQAPTTEDARGQVVLGLRHLQVTFYILFVGHAAGTLSFLAESSLT from the exons ATGCGTTGTTCCCAGCCAGG CTGGGGGCTCCTTCTGGAGGACAAACCCAACGAGCCTCCGGACAACCCCACGGGCCAG GTTCTGGTAGGACTCTGGCTCCTCGCTTGCTTGATTCTGAGAGCCACCTACGTGTCCTCCCTCATCTCGCACCTGGTCAAGGGCGGCGAGTCCCCCGTCATCAACACGATCGAGGAAATGGTGAGGAGCGGAGAGCATGAAGGCTGGCAGTGGGGAACGGTCACCATGAGCGGGGTGTTTAATTCCTtcttcagcaccagcaccaacCCGGACTTCCATGTTGCTAAAAAGTTCATGCAG ACCATGGGGCCGGAGGAGGGCACGTCCAGAGTGTTGGCGGGAGGGTTTTCGTACATCCACAACTACTACGCCATCCGGgtccagctggccacgcaccgcGAAGCATCGGCCGACATCCCTGTCCATATCAGCACCAGAAAGTACCCGCTCTTCCCCGGCAACACTTGGGCATTTAg GCGCGGCACACCCTTCATAACACGCTTCAACCTGGCCATACAGCGGTTACTGGACGCAGGCCTCATCGATTACTGGGTGGACGACGTCATCAACACCTACGTCACCAACAAGCGGCTGCAGGACAGTGGCTCTAAGCGTGACGGGAGCCTTCAGGCGCCCACTACGGAG GATGCACGCGGCCAGGTGGTGCTGGGGCTGCGTCACCTGCAAGTCACCTTCTACATCCTGTTCGTGGGCCACGCTGCCGGGACACTTTCCTTCCTCGCTGAGAGCTCCCTGACCTGA
- the LOC126982043 gene encoding probable glutamate receptor, translating to MRLHQRFAGTCVNERLWYMCLWASGLSFRSIARRAGRSHTTVRRWVRHLLAMRLLIITVIWTFIEATGSRGMGARARTRGSETQELEAGAGGVVAEVVPLLKLAAGKCDLTLAAHRYSPVLASRFLSSSVLWLRPEMRLVVVGHLDALHSLVSHRALRNTDHVIFIALRGRSHWVFKEDDAEGFHGHRFRVVGMEYFPYISYTRQESGALRLTDSLNTRMITHLAELLNFTYEVKEPDDSQWGLEADGGNWTGIVGTLQHEKADFSMDLTLTHQRAAVVDFCRVYIDENLVILSLKPRPPPEYLSLIRPFESKVWVTTMVSVMVWGVTLWLLLRIRHRTSKGRRFDLKSALFYSWGLLLEDKPNEPPDNPTGQVLVGVWLLACLILRAIYVSSLISHLVKGGESPVINTIEEMVKSGQHEDRQWGTVDMSGAINSFFSTSTNPAFHVAFKFMQTMGPEEGTSRVLAGEFSYILNYYAIRVQLATHRGASADIPVHISTTKYPLFPGNGWAFRRGTPFLSRFNLAIQRLLDAGLIDYWMDDVIKTYVITKRLQDSGSSRDGKLHSSIAEDARGQVVLGLRHLQVTFYILFVGHAAGTLSFLAESSLT from the exons ATGAGACTCCACCAAAGGTTTGCCGGGACGTGCGTCAACGAACGCCTGTGGTACATGTGTCTATGGGCGAGCGGGCTGTCCTTCAGGTCCATCGCGCGGCGGGCCGGCAGGAGCCACACCACCGTGCGGCGCTGGGTGCGGCACCTCCTTG CAATGCGGCTCCTGATCATCACTGTTATCTGGACATTCATTGAGGCCACGGGAAGCCGAGGGATGGGGGCGAGGGCGAGGACGCGGGGCTCTGAGACGCAGGAGCTCGAGGCCGGCGCCGGAGGAGTGGTCGCCGAAGTGGTTCCGCTGCTGAAACTCGCCGCCGGGAAGTGTGACCTGACGCTAGCCGCCCATCGCTACTCCCCTGTGCTGGCGTCAAG GTTTCTGTCGTCGTCAGTGTTGTGGCTGCGGCCTGAGATGCGTCTGGTGGTCGTGGGTCACCTGGACGCCTTGCACAGTCTTGTCAGCCACCGCGCTCTCCGCAACACTGATCACGTGATATTCATAGCCCTGCGTGGCAGGAGTCACTGGGTCTTCAAAGAAG ACGACGCTGAGGGCTTCCATGGCCACAGGTTCCGGGTGGTGGGCATGGAGTACTTCCCGTACATCAGTTACACGCGGCAGGAGAGCGGTGCCCTGCGCCTCACCGACTCCCTCAACACGCGCATGATCACCCACCTGGCGGAGCTCCTAAACTTTAC GTACGAGGTGAAGGAGCCAGACGACAGCCAGTGGGGGCTTGAGGCTGATGGGGGCAACTGGACCGGTATTGTAGGCACCCTCCAGCACGAGAAGGCGGACTTTTCAATGGACCTCACTCTGACGCACCAAAGAGCGGCTGTGGTGGACTTCTGTAGGGTATACATCGACGAGAACTTGGTCATTTTGTCCTTGAAGCCTCGGCCTCCACCTGAGTATTTATCGCTCATCAGGCCTTTTGAAAGTAA GGTGTGGGTCACGACCATGGTAAGCGTGATGGTGTGGGGTGTGACGCTGTGGCTGCTGCTCAGAATAAGACATCGAACATCCAAAGGGCGTCGTTTTGATCTTAAATCGGCACTTTTCTACAGCTGGGGGCTCCTTCTGGAGGACAAACCCAACGAGCCTCCGGACAACCCCACGGGCCAG GTTCTGGTAGGAGTGTGGCTCCTCGCTTGCTTGATTCTGAGAGCCATCTACGTGTCCTCCCTCATCTCGCACCTGGTCAAGGGCGGAGAGTCTCCCGTCATCAACACGATCGAGGAAATGGTGAAGAGTGGACAGCATGAAGACAGGCAGTGGGGGACGGTCGACATGAGCGGGGCGATCAATTCCTtcttcagcaccagcaccaacCCGGCCTTCCATGTGGCGTTTAAGTTCATGCAG ACCATGGGACCGGAGGAGGGCACGTCCAGAGTGTTGGCGGGGGAGTTTTCGTACATTCTCAACTACTACGCCATCAGGgtccagctggccacgcaccgcGGGGCATCGGCCGACATCCCTGTCCACATCAGCACCACGAAGTACCCGCTCTTCCCCGGCAACGGTTGGGCCTTTAG GCGCGGCACACCCTTCCTCTCGCGCTTCAACCTGGCCATACAGCGGCTCCTGGACGCAGGCCTCATCGACTACTGGATGGACGACGTCATCAAAACCTACGTCATCACCAAGCGGCTGCAGGACAGTGGCTCCTCGCGGGACGGGAAACTTCATTCGTCTATTGCGGAG GATGCACGCGGCCAGGTGGTGCTGGGGCTGCGTCACCTGCAAGTCACCTTCTACATCCTGTTCGTGGGCCACGCTGCCGGgacactttccttccttgctgAGAGCTCGCTAACATGA
- the LOC126982044 gene encoding glutamate receptor ionotropic, delta-1-like produces the protein MYRRCLFCNEGDVGIVELYPKSLRPGAAARDQLLFPDDAEGFHGHRFRVVAMEYFPYISYTRQESGALRLTDSLNTRMITHLAEFLNFTYEVKEPDDSQWGLEADGGNWTGIVGTLQHEKADFSMDLTLTPQRAAVVDFCRVYIDENMVILSLKPRPPPEYLSLIRPFESKWCSCT, from the exons ATGTACCGACGCTGTCTGTTCTGCAACGAGGGCGACGTGGGCATAGTGGAGCTGTACCCCAAGAGCCTGCGGCCTGGTGCGGCGGCAAGGGACCAGTTGCTGTTTCCCG ACGACGCTGAGGGCTTCCACGGCCACAGGTTCCGGGTGGTGGCCATGGAGTACTTCCCGTACATCAGTTACACGCGGCAGGAGAGCGGTGCCCTGCGCCTCACCGACTCCCTCAACACGCGCATGATCACCCACCTGGCGGAGTTCCTAAACTTCAC GTACGAGGTGAAGGAGCCAGACGACAGCCAGTGGGGGCTGGAGGCTGATGGGGGCAACTGGACCGGTATAGTAGGCACCCTCCAGCACGAGAAAGCGGACTTTTCAATGGACCTCACTCTGACGCCCCAAAGAGCGGCTGTGGTGGACTTCTGTAGGGTTTACATCGACGAGAACATGGTCATTTTGTCCTTGAAGCCTCGGCCTCCACCTGAGTATTTATCGCTCATCAGGCCTTTTGAAAGTAAGTGGTGCAGCTGTACATGA